The sequence below is a genomic window from Candidatus Cloacimonadaceae bacterium.
CGACATGTATTATTATTTGGTCAATGCCGTGCATGTGGTGGTCGATACTTTTACGGTGGCGAACCCCTGGAATTTCTATGCCTGTGCGATAGCCGGCAACTCCAGTATCGTCAACCCCTATACCTTTGATATCCTAAACACCGTGCACACAGAGGTCAATCACGATCTATATGTAGCCCCCTGGGGCGACAATAATAACAGCGGGGTCAGTCCCATCAGAGCCGATGCGGACAATCTATAACGCAGTGTATAAGATCGCCTCCGACAGCAGCAATCCCAAGACCGTATATGTTGCTAACGGTACCTATTCCAGCAGCTTGAACGGACAGATATTCCCCATCCCCCTGAAAAGCTACATGAACCTCGTGGGAGAATCCCAGGACGGCACCATTCTCGATGCTGAGTATCAAAGCGTAATTATCTACATCCCTGGACATAGTCAAGGATTCAACATATCACATTTGAAACTATTATTTGGCAAATCCGGTATTGCAGTGAATAGATCCAGTGACCATTAGATAAGATGGGTAACGATTGAAGGTATCAGTGATATATACTTTGCAGGAGGATTTCATACTGATAAATGTTCTGATTTGAGTCTGTCAAATTTGAAGATATCAAATGTGAACTCGCCCCGAAGCGCAACCGGCGTGGTGT
It includes:
- a CDS encoding DUF1565 domain-containing protein, producing MRTIYNAVYKIASDSSNPKTVYVANGTYSSSLNGQIFPIPLKSYMNLVGESQDGTILDAEYQSVIIYIPGHSQGFNISHLKLLFGKSGIAVNRSSDH